The following coding sequences are from one Mytilus trossulus isolate FHL-02 chromosome 8, PNRI_Mtr1.1.1.hap1, whole genome shotgun sequence window:
- the LOC134727905 gene encoding involucrin-like — protein MCRQGKPQADLTGLCRQGETQMDLTGMCRQGEPQMDLTGMCRQGEPQMDLTRMCRQGEPQADLTGMCRQGEPQMDLTRMCRQGEPHMDLTRMCRQREPQMDLTGMCRQGEPQMDLTRMCRQGEPQMDLTGMCRQGEPQMDLTRMCRQGESQDDLTRMCRHGEPQADLTGMCRQGEPQMNLTRMCRQGEPQADLTRMCRQGKPQADLTRMCRQGEPQADLTGMCRHGKPQTDLTGMFRLAIPQTDLTGKFRSAIPQTDLTGMFRSTIPQMDLTGMFRSAIP, from the coding sequence ATGTGTAGACAAGGAAAACCACAGGCTGATCTTACTGGATTGTGTAGACAAGGAGAAACACAAATGGATCTTACCGGAATGTGTAGACAAGGAGAACCACAGATGGATCTTACAGGAATGTGTAGACAAGGAGAACCACAGATGGATCTTACTAGAATGTGTAGACAAGGAGAACCACAGGCGGATCTTACAGGAATGTGTAGACAAGGAGAACCACAGATGGATCTTACTAGAATGTGTAGACAAGGAGAACCACATATGGATCTTACTAGAATGTGTAGACAACGAGAACCACAGATGGATCTTACAGGAATGTGTAGACAAGGAGAACCACAGATGGATCTTACTAGAATGTGTAGACAAGGAGAACCACAGATGGATCTTACAGGAATGTGTAGACAAGGAGAACCACAGATGGATCTTACTAGAATGTGTAGACAAGGAGAATCACAGGATGATCTTACTAGAATGTGTAGACACGGAGAACCACAGGCTGATCTTACTGGAATGTGTAGACAAGGAGAACCACAGATGAATCTTACTAGAATGTGTAGACAAGGAGAACCACAGGCTGATCTTACTAGAATGTGTAGACAAGGAAAACCACAGGCTGATCTTACTAGAATGTGTAGACAAGGAGAACCACAGGCTGATCTTACTGGAATGTGTAGACATGGAAAACCACAGACGGATCTTACTGGAATGTTCAGATTAGCAATACCACAGACGGATCTTACAGGAAAGTTCAGATCAGCAATACCACAGACGGATCTTACTGGAATGTTCAGATCAACAATACCACAGATGGATCTAACAGGAATGTTCAGATCAGCAATACCATAG